A segment of the Triticum urartu cultivar G1812 chromosome 1, Tu2.1, whole genome shotgun sequence genome:
TGTCCCGGGCGTTGCGGACGCGCAGGACGCGGAGGCCGACGGCCACGGCCGCGGCGTCGAACCGCTTCTTGAATCCGGCGCCGCCCACGCGCGGGCTGGCGAACGCAAACGCCGTGACGGGGAACGTCGCCGAGACCGTGCAGTTGTAGCCATTTTCGACGATGTCGAAGGCGTTCAGGGTAGCCAGCGCCGCTCCGAGGCTGTGCCCGGTCACCGTGATGCTCACCTCCTCGTCCTTGTACATGTCTACCAGCTTCCGCACCTCGGCCAGCACCTGGCATCCAGCATGAAGCTGCAGGTGAGCTCAACACTGAACAGTATACTGTAAACGTGACAATGATGCCGTTTAGACTTTATATAGTCACAAGATTACCTGGCTTCTCGCGCATTCCTTGTTGTGGGTGGAGGCcgggtcgttggaggtgtagaTGGAGAACCAGCCACGGTGCACCATGGCATCGGCGTCGCCAAGGATGCCCTTGGGATGCACCATGGAGAACTCGAGGTCGTCGACCCACTCCAGCGCCTGGATCGTGCCGCGCCACGCGACGACCACGTCCCGGCGCCCGAGCACCGCCTTCCCCGCATCCGTGGTCACCGCGACGTACCCGATCCAGTTGGACTCCTTGCACCGGTGCCGCGGATGGCGGCTCCTCACGaacgcggcggccggagcggcggGGGCGGAGGACGTGGCGTACAGGAACCTGGTGACCCGGTACGCGGCGGCGTGGCCCGGCAGCATCACGCGCTCGAAGAAGCGCTTCCTGCCGAACCTCGAGAGTCCGGCGTGCGGCGAGTGCCTCTCGTGGTTGAACGCGTCGTACGTTGCCTGCGCCATCTCACCGTACCAGATCAACGTGCGCCTCAGGTCCAGGTCCAGCGGCCGCAACAGCCCGTCCCACGACCGCTCGCCGTGGAGCTCCTTCCaactcgccgccgccgtcgccgtgaTCGGTCCGACGATGCGCCCTTGCTCCGATATGTCCATCTCTTTCTCTGGCTCGATCTAGCTTAGCTCTGTGCGGCTGCTTGCTCTGTTGGTCGGCGTTTATACACGGAGGCGGCAACGGCGGCAATCATTGCATCTTGCTTGCACGGCGTGACATTTCGATATGGGAGCACCATGTCGCAAGCGCGCATTGATTCGTGCGCAACTGCATACCACGATCGGAGACGAAGATGAGAGCTGGAAAGCCATGCGAGCGGCATGCATAGGCATCTTGTTTGGGTTCATCATGAATTCGGTTAGCGACATTTCATGATTTCTAACACAAACTTGTGCCGGGGGGTAAAAAACATAATCTTGTCTTCTAGGTTCAGCCGTAGCCCGTAGGTTCGCAAACTCATGATTTGCATGCGCATACAACTCACGAAATTAAGAAACAAAAATCTTGTCTGCAATGTAAGCGAACAATCAGCCGTGGCATGGTACAAAAGTTTTTAATCGCGGGAGAAATGATTTCGAGGCGGCTTCTCTCCGCAGTTATAGCAACGCTATAGTGGGCAATCTCGGTTCTCGCGGGCACTTTGACATCCAAGGAGGGGAGATATTTGTCGGTTATTGTTGAATTTTGAGCCGTTTTAGTGGGATTTCTGAAGCATTTGGCAGCGGCCATAGCGTCACGTGGAGGCTCCCCAGCAGCTATAACAGAGCTATAGCGGCAATTTCGCAGGAGATTTAATTTCATGAATGGTACCCACACATTTTGTCGTAGAGGAAAATTCAAATTTTGAAAGAATTAAGAAATCTTAATGATTTTTGTTTTAAAATTTGGGATGAGAAATAAAAATGAATTTTTAAATTCCATGAATTTCAGGTACAAGAGTTTAGACAAGCTTGTAAAGCTCTAGATGAGACAATTGATATGAGAAATTCAAAAGCCTTTATTTTTAACTAAGGAANNNNNNNNNNNNNNNNNNNNNNNNNNNNNNNNNNNNNNNNNNNNNNNNNNNNNNNNNNNNNNNNNNNNNNNNNNNNNNNNNNNNNNNNNNNNNNNNNNNNNNNNNNNNNNNNNNNNNNNNNNNNNNNNNNNNNNNNNNNNNNNNNNNNNNNNNNNNNNNNNNNNNNNNNNNNNNNNNNNNNNNNNNNNNNNNNNNNNNNNNNNNNNNNNNNNNNNNNNNNNNNNNNNNNNNNNNNNNNNNNNNNNNNNNNNNNNNNNNNNNNNNNNNNNNNNNNNNNNNNNNNNNNNNNNNNNNNNNNNNNNNNNNNNNNNNNNNNNNNNNNNNNNNNNNNNNNNNNNNNNNNNNNNNNNNNNNNNNNNNNNNNNNNNNNNNNNNNNNNNNNNNNNNNNNNNNNNNNNNNNNNNNNNNNNNNNNNNNNNNNNNNNNNNNNNNNNNNNNNNNNNNNNNNNNNNNNNNNNNNNNNNNNNNNNNNNNNNNNNNNNNNNNNNNNNNNNNNNNNNNNNNNNNNNNNNNNNNNNNNNNNNNNNNNNNNNNNNNNNNNNNNNNNNNNNNNNNNNNNNNNNNNNNNNNNNNNNNNNNNNNNNNNNNNNNNNNNNNNNNNNNNNNNNNNNNNNNNNNNNNNNNNNNNNNNNNNNNNNNNNNNNNNNNNNNNNNNNNNNNNNNNNNNNNNNNNNNNNNNNNNNNNNNNNNNNNNNNNNNNNNNNNNNNNNNNNNNNNNNNNNNNNNNNNNNNNNNNNNNNNNNNNNNNNNNNNNNNNNNNNNNNNNNNNNNNNNNNNNNNNNNNNNNNNNNNNNNNNNNNNNNNNNNNNNNNNNNNNNNNNNNNNNNNNNNNNNNNNNNNNNNNNNNNNNNNNNNNNNNNNNNNNNNNNNNNNNNNNNNNNNNNNNNNNNNNNNNNNNNNNNNNNNNNNNNNNNNNNNNNNNNNNNNNNNNNNNNNNNNNNNNNNNNNNNNNNNNNNNNNNNNNNNNNNNNNNNNNNNNNNNNNNNNNNNNNNNNNNNNNNNNNNNNNNNNNNNNNNNNNNNNNNNNNNNNNNNNNNNNNNNNNNNNNNNNNNNNNNNNNNNNNNNNNNNNNNNNNNNNNNNNNNNNNNNNNNNNNNNNNNNNNNNNNNNNNNNNNNNNNNNNNNNNNNNNNNNNNNNNNNNNNNNNNNNNNNNNNNNNNNNNNNNNNNNNNNNNNNNNNNNNNNNNNNNNNNNNNNNNNNNNNNNNNNNNNNNNNNNNNNNNNNNNNNNNNNNNNNNNNNNNNNNNNNNNNNNNNNNNNNNNNNNNNNNNNNNNNNNNNNNNNNNNNNNNNNNNNNNNNNNNNNNNNNNNNNNNNNNNNNNNNNNNNNNNNNNNNNNNNNNNNNNNNNNNNNNNNNNNNNNNNNNNagttgcttgggagtccttgaatattaccttggggtgcctcgggcatgcccaagcttaggcttgccactccttattccttcatccatcgtgatctcacccaaaacttgaaaacttcaatcacacaaaacttaacaaacccctcgtaagatccgttagtataataaagaaaatcactacttttaagtactgttgcaaacccattcatatttgaTTTTTGTAGTATAACTCTTGTACTTTAACTTCACCATGGTTAATATCAccgatacaatccatagattcatcaaaacacGCAAAACAATGCAttaaaaacagaatctgtcaaaaacaggacagtctgtagcaatctgaacattgaccatacttctgtaactccaaaaattctgaaacactAGGAAAAAATGAACAATTTTTATAGCAGTACCGTGTAGAAATTTCAGAATTTTGCACGTTCGGTAAAAAATGTAAATTCAcgcactacaaccaaagtttATGTTTTTGCATTTCACAAaccaaacaagcaatctaatcatcctaaaggcaaatcttggcacattattttcatcatacaatggatttgtacaagggtgtaattatttttgtttaaaagtttttgtaatcaaagttcacaaagtttccatgggcatgaacaaagttcatgGCTAGCTCCCAGTTTAACAATGCTCCTCTTTCTCACTTCctcttttctttttgaaaagttttaggtcccctatttttttaaaactttataaaagcacacaacagaataaaatgaatctctaaaacttccgggttgtctccctggcagtgctttctttaaagACATTAAGCTAGGCATTTAGTGCTGAAGTAATGGATCCActcggatcccaaggtatatcaaagccaattttaattaacaatgatttgtattCTAGTACTGAGCACAATGTAATacatatcatgcaacaacgaattctaactctcttcctatgcattggcatgtcataaaagaataattcatgcacacaaagtaaaggccaatgcatagtataaatagtgtCTTGCAATTTcgtcgtattggaaacatagagaggcggagatgtggttcctctctcataataactGGAAGTAGGAGCAACAAGCACATGTGTATCacatctatcaaaatcatcatctgtagtagtaaaacgcaacccatcaatataatccttaataagtgcaaacttctccgatatagtgtagttgggagaattcaaaaatataataagactatcatgtgtgggtcgcaatagcaacaatttcattcttaacataaggaactatagaaagttcatctccGTAAGCATAATTCATactggcatcatggccacaagcatagcaagaaTCAATTTCATCAAAAAGGGACATTTCAAACGAATCCAAGggatcatagcattcatccttcgatAAGGACacagggaaattaaacaatgtatgagttcaagagttactctcattagaaggtgggcatgggtagctaatccgctcttcctccttttgttcttcgctctcttcctcatctttttcatccaatgagctcacagtatcctcaatttcttcttccatagattcttgcaaaatattagtctcttcttggacagtggagactttctcaataaactCTTTAACATCAGCATtatattcataattctcatagcaatatttaagtatagcataATTTTCAGGTCTGTAAACAGCATCATCATAATTTTCacacttttcaaacaaagattcaatttcataagcacccttaaaagcaacaaattcttctattcatTCCACATCATAGTAGTCATATATACAATTAGCATAAGAAACCAAggttcattatcattaaatttacatgaaaagggaaggtgtggagccttcatcctagagcaacaagtataatcatatctcaggcataccaatgcaacatttcaatttgatcccataagagtttccctttttgagtcaagcgataatccctaaagtattcacgctgatccaacgtgtctcccattatcaagttgaacatggttttctcaggattattaaagtagtgtTTAATATTTTCAtgtaacgagcatcgagggttttaggaggttcccaaTATCCATGAGTTGCATGTACACCTAATATTTTTTtgtatttcatgttccatatccataactaaagatagaaaacaccttagaacaaaaaataaaatctacgtagtgataaagcaaacaagcacacacgagaatattcaccccacgctgtTGCTCGCCGGCAACGACGCTAGAAaaatgtcttgataacccacaagtataggggatcaattgtagcctttctcgataagtaagagtatcgaacccaacgaggagctaaaggtagaacaaatattccttcaagttctattgaccaccgagacaactctacgcatgctttacatttgctttacctagaacaagtatgaaactagaagtactttgtaggtgtgacaggataggtttgcaagataataaagaacacataaataaaagctaggggctgcttagataaataaacaactaagttagttttagtagagagctttttgtcacaagaaagttatttgtccctaggcaatcgataactagaccggtaattattattgtaattttatatgagggagaggcataagctaacatacttcctctacttggatcatatgcactaatgattggaactctagcaagcatccacaactactaaagatcattaaggtaaaacccaaccatagcattataaggtatcaagtcctctttactcccatacgcaaacaacctacttacttgggtctgtgcttctgtcactcacgccacccaccataagagaATCATGAACATATTACAAACCCTACAaaggggatccctcatgcttgcgcgacacggagagcaccatagtaCAACACCAAtgataaaacatacaactcaaaccaatcatgatcatcaataaaaccataggacaaaacgaatctactcaaacatcataggatagccatacatcactgggaaataatatatagcattcaacaccatgtttaagtagagattataacagggagaagaggtgttacactaCTGCATAGAGGAGGAGAGAGTTGGTGAGGGCGACGACGAAGTTGTTGGTTTAGATCGTCGTCACGATGATGGCCCCCTCGGCGTTCCagtgccaccgggagagagggggagagagcccccctcattcttcttcttccttgaccccccccctagatgggaggagggtttcccctctggtccatggcctccatggcggtggaggggcaagagcccctgtgagattggatctctctctatTTCCTTTTGTTTCTGTGTTCCTGttttctggcctttcaccgtttcttcaattctcggagatccataactccgattgggctgaaattttaacatgattgCTATCCGGATATatctttcttgcggccgaagaagtgcaccaaccaccttacggggtggccacaagcctcctaggcgcgcccctagggctcgtgggcccctcgggcatTGTCTCGCGTTGATTatttttcccaaaaatcacatatattccaagaAAAATCTCGTAAGTTTTTATtatgtttggactccatttgatatgaatattctgtgaaacaaaaacatgcaacaaacaggaactgtcactgggcactggatcaatatgttagcccctaaaataatataaaaagttgtcaaaagtatatgaaagctgTAGAATATTGACAtgaatcaatcaaaaattatagatacaatggagacgtgTCAACGACGCACACCCCACCTGATGTAGGGTGAAAACCCTAGGGCGGATCTTTCACGACATGGAGGAGATCCTACGAAGAAcacacaaggggaaacactcaaatcaatgagaacaatcacacatgtgctagatccatgaacacaaagagTGATACAAGATTCAAATGCAACAAAGGATGATACAAGAGGTGGTAGTTCTTCCCGATCTAGAGACGGGGTCTTCAAGCCACGAGGGGATCTTCCCTTGAGGGCTCTTGAATCCACTTGGGATCTTCTCCACGGAGGCCTCGGTCTCCAATGGAGTATGTATCAAGTGGATGaacaaagctctatctctaaaatgagctaatCCGTTGCTAACCCTAGAAAAGTGGAGGTGGAGGCATTTATATAGGCTAGGGGGACGaagggtacatgggcttcggcccaaaaCGCACATGCAGGTGGTGGTCCGGATGATCCGGATGGTGGCCCGGATGATCCGGGTGTCAAGGGTCTGGATGATCCAGGCGGCCATCTGGATCGTCTGGATGTGTCGCAGCCATCGAGGGGGGGGGTCCAGATGACCGGAGATGGTCCGGACGTCCAGGAGAGTCCGGATGATCTGGGAGTCGGTCTGGACCATTCGGCTTCGTATGGAGGCCTGTTGTAGACTTGGGCGCTATAGCCAGATCATCCGGGGCAGGGTCCGGATCATCCTACTGGGGTCAGATCGTTCGGACGGTGGTCCGGATCATCCAGGCATCTTCTGTCTTGCCCTTTCTCTTCTCCGTCTTCgcattcttcttcctcctccggttcaccttgctccttagcttctccagggCTAACTCCTTGGTACCTGAGTATACAAAGTGTCTCTGTTTGAGGTAGTATCCATGTCTCATGTGTTTCTAAGAGGATTTGCGAGAGGGGATATGTCACCTcagtttcgagagctcttgcatgTGCTCATGTCATGGGTCCACttggcacttggtgagacgatgataggtccatggggatgagcttgggatgctctgcatcatctgCCACCCTTGTGAAAGATCCGACATTGGATCGAAATCCTCATACCATTGTAGGGAGAGAGGTCCTTGACGTTGAAGATAttgctcacgttgtacttgtcgcgtgggatgtctatcttgtaggcgttgttgttgtagtattagagcaccttgaagggtccatcggcTCTAGGTAGAAGCTTGGACTTGTGTTCattggggaagcggtccttgcgaaggtgtagccacacaagatctccaatgtggAATACCATGGGtttcttgttgatgttgagcttggtcgcgagcactacaaaaaaaaagacacatccgtgacattttgggccgaacgaaatttttttctgtcatacatatgacacttctatgatgataattgtgacaaaacccggtatcatcatagatgtggtgggctcctacttctatgacaaaaattcatgatagaaaatgggcttttcgtcctgggcgagccggagacgcagctgcatgacattctttgggccgtccatgacgggaaaaaccgtggtagaagcgagggcgaggaaaatttcagggagttcccggttatggtgggagttCGGGGGTCGAGCGATGTGcacttctctcgtacacgtacacacgtgtgtgcgaggcgttggctccaactgaacccgagcgaggcgttgggctctaactgaacccgagcgattgcactgcaggctacgcgttactgaacccgagcaatcgatcgatggctgttaactgaacc
Coding sequences within it:
- the LOC125533184 gene encoding phospholipase A1-II 6-like encodes the protein MDISEQGRIVGPITATAAASWKELHGERSWDGLLRPLDLDLRRTLIWYGEMAQATYDAFNHERHSPHAGLSRFGRKRFFERVMLPGHAAAYRVTRFLYATSSAPAAPAAAFVRSRHPRHRCKESNWIGYVAVTTDAGKAVLGRRDVVVAWRGTIQALEWVDDLEFSMVHPKGILGDADAMVHRGWFSIYTSNDPASTHNKECARSQVLAEVRKLVDMYKDEEVSITVTGHSLGAALATLNAFDIVENGYNCTVSATFPVTAFAFASPRVGGAGFKKRFDAAAVAVGLRVLRVRNARDIVPRYPALLYHDVGSELAIDTGASPYLRATRDRRVWHNLECYLHGVAGAPTAAGGAFELVLERDVALVNKLYDALREEHGVPAGWWVPWNKGMVKGDDGRWRLVDCEDEDGEDAVVPPVNK